One Oreochromis niloticus isolate F11D_XX linkage group LG16, O_niloticus_UMD_NMBU, whole genome shotgun sequence genomic window carries:
- the LOC102078189 gene encoding CD209 antigen-like protein E isoform X1 yields MQWRKLMSTLQTRRLLKNTQFVFCFFFSGPRRCKRSIYLVVILSLGLLAGLLTLAFYWSNKLSSMTEERDLLKANLTEMTNELERLQSLFNQKTTCPAGWRKFSCSCYLLSERSDSWHSARKNCTDQGADLVVIDSPKEQNFIVSITQYKTWIGLSDIEQEGTWKWVDGTLLTLKYWASGQPDNKLSKENCAMIRYNGTSWNDGDCEAILKWVCEKLL; encoded by the exons ATGCAATGGAGGAAATTAATGTCGACTCTGCAAACAAGACGtctattaaaaaacacacag tttgttttttgttttttcttttcaggtcCAAGGAGATGCAAGAGAAGCATTTATTTAGTTGTTATTCTCTCGTTGGGGCTGCTGGCTGGACTTCTCACTCTTGCTTTCTACT GGAGTAACAAACTTTCTTCTATGACTGAGGAGAGAGACCTGCTGAAGGCCAACCTCACTGAAATGACCAACGAGCTGGAGAGGCTGCAGAGTTTGTTCAACCAGA AGACAACATGTCCTGCAGGATGGAGAAAGTTCAGTTGTAGCTGTTATCTCCTGTCTGAAAGATCTGACTCCTGGCATTCAGCTAGAAAAAACTGCACAGACCAAGGAGCAGATTTGGTGGTCATAGATAGCCCTAAAGAACAG AACTTCATCGTTTCAATTACCCAGTATAAAACTTGGATTGGTTTAAGTGACATAGAACAAGAGGGAACGTGGAAATGGGTAGATGGAACGCTTCTGACTCTGAA ATACTGGGCATCTGGCCAGCCTGACAACAAGTTGTCTAAAGAGAACTGTGCTATGATCAGATATAATGGAACTTCCTGGAATGATGGTGACTGTGAAGCTATTCTCAAGTGGGTCTGTGAAAAACTACTGTAG
- the LOC102078189 gene encoding CD209 antigen-like protein E isoform X2 produces the protein MEEINVDSANKTSIKKHTGPRRCKRSIYLVVILSLGLLAGLLTLAFYWSNKLSSMTEERDLLKANLTEMTNELERLQSLFNQKTTCPAGWRKFSCSCYLLSERSDSWHSARKNCTDQGADLVVIDSPKEQNFIVSITQYKTWIGLSDIEQEGTWKWVDGTLLTLKYWASGQPDNKLSKENCAMIRYNGTSWNDGDCEAILKWVCEKLL, from the exons ATGGAGGAAATTAATGTCGACTCTGCAAACAAGACGtctattaaaaaacacacag gtcCAAGGAGATGCAAGAGAAGCATTTATTTAGTTGTTATTCTCTCGTTGGGGCTGCTGGCTGGACTTCTCACTCTTGCTTTCTACT GGAGTAACAAACTTTCTTCTATGACTGAGGAGAGAGACCTGCTGAAGGCCAACCTCACTGAAATGACCAACGAGCTGGAGAGGCTGCAGAGTTTGTTCAACCAGA AGACAACATGTCCTGCAGGATGGAGAAAGTTCAGTTGTAGCTGTTATCTCCTGTCTGAAAGATCTGACTCCTGGCATTCAGCTAGAAAAAACTGCACAGACCAAGGAGCAGATTTGGTGGTCATAGATAGCCCTAAAGAACAG AACTTCATCGTTTCAATTACCCAGTATAAAACTTGGATTGGTTTAAGTGACATAGAACAAGAGGGAACGTGGAAATGGGTAGATGGAACGCTTCTGACTCTGAA ATACTGGGCATCTGGCCAGCCTGACAACAAGTTGTCTAAAGAGAACTGTGCTATGATCAGATATAATGGAACTTCCTGGAATGATGGTGACTGTGAAGCTATTCTCAAGTGGGTCTGTGAAAAACTACTGTAG